Proteins found in one Scardovia inopinata JCM 12537 genomic segment:
- a CDS encoding trimeric intracellular cation channel family protein — protein MIVKTLAPRHVAIIRQGDKLILMHHPIAIESNIFLIIIEYLGMLFAGINGGLVAVHKKLDIFSIMVCAWVTSLGGGFIRDIAMGDTPPVGISHYGYILTAFAAGLIVVIAHLELDSMYWLLVVSDALATALFAVDGTAKGLTFSFNGGTAIFLGMFTAFGGGTLRDMLLGDVPLIIRDKHFYAVPTTLGCILTVLTSRAQSHNFISIHGEIALDLLIVALVIAVRILSVKFNFMVPGAIPRKTNQLLLTQEFMSHRIKDYGTSMKRQSDRSTKRRRRTRREENNDRRKNTKD, from the coding sequence ATGATAGTAAAGACATTGGCCCCTCGCCATGTCGCCATTATCAGACAGGGGGATAAACTAATACTCATGCATCACCCCATAGCCATTGAGAGCAACATCTTTCTCATCATTATCGAATACCTTGGCATGCTCTTCGCAGGTATCAACGGCGGCCTGGTAGCCGTGCATAAAAAGCTCGATATCTTCTCCATCATGGTCTGTGCCTGGGTGACTTCTTTGGGTGGAGGATTTATACGCGACATAGCTATGGGAGATACTCCGCCGGTGGGGATATCCCACTATGGATACATTTTAACCGCTTTTGCGGCGGGGCTCATCGTTGTCATTGCTCATTTGGAGCTGGACAGTATGTATTGGCTTTTGGTTGTCAGCGATGCCTTGGCTACTGCCCTTTTTGCAGTGGATGGAACAGCGAAAGGCCTAACTTTTTCCTTTAACGGAGGAACGGCTATTTTCCTAGGAATGTTTACCGCTTTCGGCGGAGGTACCCTGAGAGATATGCTCTTGGGAGATGTCCCTCTGATTATTCGGGATAAGCATTTTTATGCAGTTCCCACTACCCTGGGCTGCATCTTGACAGTTCTGACCAGCCGGGCTCAATCACACAATTTTATTTCCATTCACGGGGAGATTGCCCTTGACCTGCTCATTGTAGCCTTAGTCATTGCTGTTCGCATCTTATCCGTTAAGTTCAATTTTATGGTTCCTGGAGCCATCCCCCGAAAGACCAACCAGCTCCTGCTTACTCAGGAATTTATGAGCCACCGGATAAAAGATTATGGAACTTCCATGAAACGTCAGTCCGACCGATCAACAAAACGTAGGCGCCGTACTCGTCGGGAAGAAAATAATGACCGGAGGAAAAACACTAAAGACTAA
- a CDS encoding hemolysin family protein translates to MTSEQVILMVVLILIATAVIWFAIAMAVCEAAIGRISRSTLNNMVVEVQTNDESAFISRRKLRKIRRVQQFVAHRHATAASCSFMRIVANICEGALALAIAQLAGAPLWGQFLVAFCLALIVAVISYLARPKATNTDSVQIMMTYSHLVSFAEAITPFTRWSDRDKTQKGSDQDLSEDEEVEKAHIEQGRAAIERLAENDIFDKEISEMLRNVLTLSDTLTREIMVPRTDMFCIDKTTSLNDLLKMCSRSGFSRVPIIGQSVDDLIGIAYLKDAVKSVAFNPAAGSRQVQTIARNPMLVPESKPVDDLFHDMQTYRQHMAMVVDEYGGIAGMVTIEDALEQIVGEMEDEHDRVQHQEPEQLPDGGWKVPARTSLADIEELFEMDIDDDDVDTAYGLLTKALGSVPIVGSTASIHGLELTAVDQAGRRKKVSTIVVEREGLGEEDRQHEGNHDREGSEEQGES, encoded by the coding sequence ATGACTAGTGAGCAGGTAATCCTTATGGTTGTGCTGATTCTTATTGCTACAGCGGTTATTTGGTTTGCCATTGCCATGGCGGTGTGCGAGGCAGCAATTGGAAGAATCTCTCGCTCCACCCTGAATAACATGGTGGTGGAAGTACAGACAAATGATGAATCTGCTTTCATCAGCCGGCGGAAATTGAGAAAAATTCGTCGGGTACAGCAGTTTGTTGCTCATCGACACGCTACAGCAGCTTCCTGCTCTTTTATGCGCATCGTGGCCAACATCTGTGAAGGTGCTTTGGCCCTGGCCATCGCGCAACTGGCTGGCGCCCCCCTATGGGGACAATTCCTGGTTGCCTTCTGCCTGGCTCTCATAGTTGCTGTCATCTCTTACCTGGCCCGACCCAAGGCCACCAATACTGATTCTGTTCAGATTATGATGACTTACTCGCACCTGGTTTCCTTTGCTGAAGCCATTACTCCTTTTACCAGGTGGTCAGACAGGGACAAGACTCAGAAGGGCTCTGACCAGGACCTGTCTGAGGATGAGGAAGTTGAAAAAGCCCATATCGAGCAGGGTAGGGCAGCTATTGAGCGTTTGGCTGAGAATGATATTTTCGATAAGGAAATTTCAGAAATGCTGCGCAACGTTCTGACCCTGTCGGACACTCTGACCAGGGAGATCATGGTTCCCAGAACAGATATGTTCTGCATAGATAAAACCACCAGTCTCAACGATCTCCTTAAAATGTGTTCTCGGTCAGGTTTCTCCCGGGTTCCCATTATTGGTCAGTCTGTGGATGATCTGATTGGTATTGCTTATCTGAAAGATGCGGTCAAATCTGTTGCCTTCAATCCGGCTGCTGGCAGCCGGCAGGTTCAGACAATTGCCCGTAATCCTATGCTGGTTCCAGAATCCAAACCTGTTGATGATCTTTTTCATGATATGCAGACTTACCGTCAGCATATGGCCATGGTAGTGGATGAATACGGGGGCATAGCGGGAATGGTGACTATCGAGGATGCCCTGGAACAGATAGTCGGTGAAATGGAAGATGAGCATGACCGAGTGCAGCACCAGGAACCTGAACAGCTGCCTGACGGAGGCTGGAAGGTTCCGGCTAGAACCTCTTTGGCAGATATTGAAGAACTGTTTGAGATGGACATTGACGACGACGATGTGGACACAGCGTATGGGCTTCTGACCAAGGCCCTGGGAAGCGTTCCCATTGTGGGATCGACAGCATCAATCCACGGACTTGAGTTGACAGCAGTGGATCAGGCTGGCCGCCGCAAGAAAGTGTCCACTATTGTGGTCGAAAGAGAAGGCTTAGGTGAAGAAGACCGCCAGCACGAGGGAAACCACGATCGTGAGGGCAGTGAAGAGCAGGGGGAATCATGA
- a CDS encoding Gfo/Idh/MocA family protein, whose product MSKRNGRQEPINVAILGAGRIAVTMAKTLIGMGQDDRYKSAVTPYAVATRDDPGRAAQFASDYGFAHSYGSYESMLDDDDVDLVYIATPHAFHAAQAIECMEHGKNVLVEKSFTATEEQASRVFETSDRTGLLCTEAIWTRYLPSRQLILDLMNDQGSQGIGPVHAVHADLSYPVGDKARMTDPALAGGALLDLGVYPLNFIRMLFPQVNPTDIMTAAKLTDRKVDESNVTTIWLANGVKATATSDMTCMSDRNGVIQGEKGYIVVDNVNNPKKIQVFGRDGALTKTCQAPPQITGFEYQLMASVDAIRQGKRECTQMPHQETVFMMRLMDALRHNWGVWYPFESQDSRS is encoded by the coding sequence ATGAGTAAACGGAACGGAAGACAAGAGCCTATCAATGTGGCAATTTTGGGGGCAGGCAGGATAGCTGTTACTATGGCTAAAACCCTGATTGGTATGGGGCAGGACGATCGTTACAAGAGTGCAGTCACACCGTATGCTGTGGCTACCCGCGATGATCCGGGCCGGGCTGCTCAATTTGCTTCTGACTATGGCTTTGCTCATTCCTATGGCAGTTACGAATCCATGCTGGATGATGATGACGTTGATCTGGTTTATATTGCTACTCCTCATGCTTTTCATGCTGCGCAGGCGATTGAATGCATGGAGCACGGCAAGAATGTTTTGGTAGAAAAATCTTTCACTGCTACAGAAGAGCAAGCCAGCCGTGTTTTTGAGACATCAGATAGAACTGGTCTGCTCTGCACCGAAGCTATATGGACCCGGTATCTGCCGTCCCGGCAGCTGATTCTTGATCTGATGAATGATCAGGGGTCACAGGGTATTGGACCTGTTCACGCTGTTCATGCAGATTTATCCTACCCGGTAGGGGATAAGGCCAGGATGACAGATCCGGCCCTGGCAGGAGGGGCTCTCTTGGATCTAGGGGTCTACCCTTTGAATTTTATTCGCATGCTTTTTCCCCAGGTGAATCCCACTGATATTATGACCGCAGCGAAACTGACCGACCGCAAAGTTGATGAGTCTAATGTAACTACTATCTGGCTTGCCAATGGAGTCAAGGCTACCGCTACATCTGATATGACCTGTATGTCAGACAGGAATGGAGTCATTCAGGGAGAAAAAGGCTATATTGTTGTCGATAACGTTAATAATCCCAAGAAAATTCAAGTTTTTGGCAGGGATGGAGCCTTAACCAAAACCTGCCAGGCGCCCCCGCAAATCACTGGATTTGAATATCAGCTCATGGCTAGCGTGGACGCTATTCGCCAGGGGAAGAGAGAGTGTACACAAATGCCTCATCAGGAAACAGTGTTCATGATGAGGCTGATGGATGCTCTCCGCCACAACTGGGGAGTCTGGTATCCTTTTGAGTCCCAGGACTCCAGGAGTTAA
- the rpsT gene encoding 30S ribosomal protein S20 has protein sequence MANIKSQKKRILTNEKAHQRNVAYKTQLKHAVRKTREAIESGDKEAAQEAYAQAAQKLDKAAGRGIIHRNNAANRKSALALAINKM, from the coding sequence GTGGCAAATATTAAGTCGCAGAAGAAGCGCATTCTCACTAACGAGAAAGCTCACCAGCGCAACGTAGCTTACAAGACTCAGCTGAAGCATGCTGTTCGCAAGACCCGCGAAGCAATTGAATCCGGTGATAAAGAAGCCGCTCAGGAAGCTTATGCCCAGGCAGCTCAGAAGCTTGACAAGGCTGCAGGACGTGGCATTATTCACCGGAATAATGCTGCTAACCGCAAGTCTGCTCTTGCTCTTGCCATCAACAAAATGTAG
- the lepA gene encoding translation elongation factor 4, translating into MAHTNQPGFTDQSLIRNFCIIAHIDHGKSTVADRILQLSGVVEQREMRDRFLDRMDIEQERGITIKSQAVRVPWTFDGQEYTLGMIDTPGHVDFSYEVSRSLAACEGAVLLVDATQGIEAQTLSNLYMAMDHDLTIIPVLNKIDLPSAEPDKHAEEIAGLLGIPQSEILRVSGKTGEGISELLDRIVTDIPAPQGNPAAPARALIFDSVYDSYRGIVTYIRMVDGILPSRQKIRMMSLGTVHDPIELGVISPDMIPTQQLSAGEVGYIITGVKDVSQSKVGDTITQESRPASQALPGYKDPQPMVYAGLFPIDNADFPELREALDKLKLNDAALVYQPETSVALGFGFRCGFLGLLHMEIVSERLSREFGLDLISTAPSVTYQVEMEDGSTHRVTNPSEFPEGKVRKVTEPVVTADIILPKEFIGAVMELCQEHRGQMGTMEYLSPDRVEMHYRLPLAEIVFDFFDQLKSRTKGYASLDYHDDGSQQADLVKVDILIQGETVDAFSAIVHRDKAYSYGVMMTKKLRELIPRQQFEIPIQAAIGSRIIARENIRALRKDVLAKCYGGDITRKRKLLEKQKAGKKRMKMLGHVEVPQEAFIAALSTDQPTDRDTKDKIRAAEKSQ; encoded by the coding sequence ATGGCGCATACAAATCAGCCGGGTTTTACTGATCAATCCCTCATCCGTAATTTTTGTATTATTGCTCACATAGATCATGGCAAATCAACGGTTGCAGACCGCATTTTGCAGCTATCCGGCGTGGTGGAGCAGAGGGAGATGAGAGATCGTTTCCTGGATCGGATGGATATTGAACAGGAACGGGGAATTACCATCAAATCTCAGGCCGTTCGAGTTCCTTGGACTTTTGATGGTCAGGAATATACCCTGGGCATGATTGATACCCCTGGTCATGTGGATTTTTCTTACGAGGTTTCCCGTTCTCTGGCTGCCTGCGAGGGAGCGGTTCTCCTGGTGGATGCTACTCAGGGAATTGAAGCCCAGACCTTGTCCAATCTTTATATGGCCATGGATCATGATCTAACGATTATTCCTGTTCTGAACAAAATTGACCTGCCCAGCGCTGAACCCGACAAGCATGCTGAGGAAATAGCCGGTCTGCTGGGAATTCCCCAGTCTGAAATTCTGCGAGTTTCTGGCAAGACGGGGGAGGGAATTTCAGAACTGCTGGACAGGATTGTGACCGACATTCCAGCGCCCCAGGGGAATCCGGCGGCCCCGGCCCGGGCCTTGATTTTTGATTCCGTCTACGATTCTTACCGGGGAATTGTTACCTACATTCGTATGGTAGATGGAATCTTGCCCAGCAGACAAAAAATACGAATGATGAGCCTGGGAACGGTGCATGATCCTATCGAACTTGGTGTTATCAGCCCCGATATGATTCCTACCCAGCAGCTGTCTGCCGGGGAAGTAGGCTACATTATTACTGGAGTGAAAGACGTTAGCCAGTCCAAGGTAGGGGACACTATTACTCAAGAATCACGTCCTGCCAGCCAGGCCTTACCAGGTTATAAAGACCCTCAGCCTATGGTTTATGCCGGACTCTTTCCTATTGACAATGCTGATTTCCCCGAACTCAGAGAGGCATTGGACAAACTCAAGCTCAACGATGCTGCCTTGGTTTATCAGCCGGAGACATCTGTTGCCTTAGGTTTCGGTTTCCGCTGTGGCTTTTTGGGGTTGCTCCATATGGAAATTGTTTCTGAACGTCTGAGCCGGGAATTTGGGCTGGATCTGATTTCCACGGCTCCCAGTGTGACTTATCAGGTGGAAATGGAAGACGGGAGCACTCACCGTGTTACCAATCCCAGCGAATTTCCGGAAGGCAAAGTCCGCAAAGTAACGGAGCCTGTAGTGACTGCAGATATTATCCTACCCAAGGAGTTTATTGGAGCGGTAATGGAGCTGTGTCAGGAGCATCGGGGTCAAATGGGAACCATGGAATACTTAAGCCCTGACCGAGTGGAGATGCATTACCGCCTGCCTTTGGCAGAAATTGTTTTTGACTTTTTTGATCAGCTCAAAAGCCGAACCAAAGGATATGCCAGCCTGGACTACCACGATGATGGATCCCAGCAAGCCGATTTGGTTAAGGTTGATATTCTAATTCAGGGCGAAACGGTTGACGCTTTCAGCGCCATTGTTCACAGGGATAAGGCTTATTCCTATGGGGTTATGATGACCAAGAAATTAAGGGAGCTGATTCCCCGGCAGCAGTTTGAGATTCCCATTCAGGCTGCTATCGGTTCTCGCATTATTGCCCGCGAGAACATCAGGGCTCTTCGCAAGGATGTGCTTGCCAAATGCTATGGGGGCGATATTACCCGTAAGCGCAAGCTGCTGGAAAAGCAGAAAGCTGGCAAGAAAAGGATGAAGATGCTGGGGCATGTGGAAGTTCCTCAGGAGGCTTTTATCGCTGCCTTGTCTACCGATCAGCCCACAGACCGGGATACCAAGGATAAAATTCGGGCAGCGGAAAAATCGCAATGA
- the era gene encoding GTPase Era — MTEDARQNTGEELERAGSDQTFRSGFIAVVGRPNVGKSTLINSLVGKQVAITSSKPETTRKAIRAIVTRDDCQLVLVDTPGIHRPRTVLGKRLNDIVDESLADSDAIAFLLPANQEIGPGDRRILSRLRQQFSYKDQSGQWQWRKPLIGVITKIDYLKKNDLVNKIIEIDQFGHFTQLVPVSALQSDNVDEVLRVFRQAVPEGPLMYPVEQISEEPPKETIAELIRGVFLEELDDELPHSLAVVVDSIEYPDSDDRGQDEDQTADSYRQADHKALVHVSVYVERNSQKPIIIGHNAEHLVRVKKKLRTPVNRIVGCKSTLDLHVKVSKSWQSDPKKIQRLGFM, encoded by the coding sequence ATGACCGAAGATGCACGCCAGAATACAGGCGAGGAACTCGAAAGAGCAGGCAGCGACCAGACTTTCCGCTCTGGTTTTATTGCCGTTGTAGGCAGACCCAATGTGGGCAAATCTACCCTTATCAACTCACTGGTTGGTAAGCAGGTTGCTATCACTTCTTCTAAGCCTGAAACTACCAGAAAGGCTATCAGGGCCATTGTCACCCGAGATGATTGTCAGCTTGTTCTGGTGGATACGCCAGGAATCCACCGGCCCAGAACTGTTCTGGGTAAAAGACTGAATGATATTGTGGATGAATCTCTGGCGGACAGTGATGCCATTGCTTTCCTTCTTCCTGCCAATCAGGAAATCGGCCCCGGAGACAGGCGAATCCTTTCTCGTCTGCGTCAACAGTTTTCCTATAAGGATCAGTCTGGCCAGTGGCAGTGGCGCAAACCCCTGATTGGAGTTATCACTAAAATTGACTATCTGAAAAAGAATGACCTGGTGAACAAAATTATTGAGATTGATCAGTTCGGGCATTTCACCCAGCTGGTCCCGGTCTCTGCACTACAATCAGACAATGTGGATGAGGTCCTGCGGGTTTTCCGGCAGGCAGTCCCTGAAGGTCCCCTTATGTATCCGGTTGAGCAGATTTCCGAGGAACCGCCAAAGGAGACCATAGCCGAGCTGATTCGTGGTGTATTCCTGGAGGAGCTGGATGATGAGCTTCCTCACTCTCTGGCGGTAGTGGTTGACTCCATAGAATATCCCGACAGCGATGACAGGGGACAGGATGAAGACCAGACTGCCGACTCATACAGGCAGGCTGACCACAAGGCTCTGGTTCATGTCTCTGTCTATGTAGAACGGAATTCACAGAAACCTATTATTATTGGACATAATGCTGAGCACCTGGTCCGAGTGAAGAAGAAGCTTCGAACACCGGTTAACAGGATTGTAGGCTGCAAATCGACTTTGGATCTTCATGTGAAAGTCTCCAAGAGCTGGCAGTCAGACCCCAAGAAGATTCAGCGGCTGGGTTTTATGTAG
- a CDS encoding AMP-dependent synthetase/ligase, whose translation MGFFDEVKTKVQELTASRKTSSASNHSSSPTNQQQYFTSQEDQPAQDENTWTANSQPIVHYWSRDYPTTTGPDPVTGLLTSTTEGVKNIPDSTTIYSLYEDRARRTGDGPLFHFKDNGRWVTRSANQALADIRATAKGLIHQGMKKGDCLAFMCRTSYEWDIIDAAVLSIGGVLSTIYDTDSAAQIRAIVNNSDAKVLVVQTKDMLERADGAIDDCKSLKKIYCLENGALQEIQAYGRAVSDDDLDERINSVRLDDICTIVYTSGSTSAPKGVELTQRNLVAFALNINAFIPDLLSDPDGSILMFLPQAHVFARAINYGVISSSIQVHIATGISTLLSDLQASRPTIMIGVPRVFEKVYNAASQKAGHGIKGHIFAAAAHTAQGYMSSISETGKAKPTQSALRTLYTPLVYSALKEALGGRAKWLVCGGAPLDPQLLSFFRGAGIPVYEGYGMTETSAPCTFNPLGTPFKAGSVGIVFPGFSIRISEEDEIQIKGEGAFKRYHKNDQATKEAFTDDGWIASGDLGSFSKDGFLYITGRKKDLIITAGGKNVSPSPIEEAIRRCSLVSQAVVLGDKRPFISALITLDEDSVRSWLEANDLDKNMPLEEAAENAAVRGEIQKYVNLANEGVSRAESVRKFIVLPEDFSQDNGLLTASMKVIRPRVIKRYQKLLDTQMYVPRKKAA comes from the coding sequence ATGGGATTTTTCGATGAGGTAAAAACAAAGGTGCAGGAGCTGACCGCTTCCAGGAAAACAAGTTCTGCTTCAAATCATTCTTCTTCACCTACTAATCAGCAGCAGTATTTTACCAGTCAGGAAGATCAGCCTGCTCAGGACGAGAATACTTGGACTGCCAACTCTCAGCCTATAGTCCACTACTGGTCCCGGGACTACCCTACCACCACCGGCCCTGATCCCGTCACCGGGCTGCTGACCAGCACAACCGAGGGCGTGAAAAATATACCTGATTCCACTACTATTTACTCTCTTTATGAAGATAGAGCCCGGCGGACCGGCGATGGCCCGCTCTTCCACTTTAAAGATAATGGCCGCTGGGTTACCCGTTCTGCCAACCAGGCTTTGGCTGACATTAGGGCAACAGCAAAGGGCCTGATACATCAGGGCATGAAGAAGGGAGACTGTCTAGCCTTTATGTGCAGGACCTCATATGAGTGGGATATTATCGACGCCGCTGTTCTGTCTATCGGAGGGGTCCTGTCCACCATATACGACACCGATTCTGCAGCTCAAATCCGGGCCATCGTTAATAATTCTGATGCCAAAGTTCTGGTTGTGCAAACTAAAGACATGCTAGAGCGAGCTGATGGAGCTATAGATGACTGCAAAAGCCTGAAAAAAATTTACTGCCTGGAAAATGGGGCCCTGCAGGAAATTCAGGCATATGGACGGGCCGTGTCGGACGATGATTTGGACGAAAGAATCAACTCAGTCAGGCTAGACGACATATGCACTATTGTGTACACTTCCGGTTCAACTTCCGCTCCGAAGGGGGTGGAACTGACCCAGCGTAATTTGGTTGCTTTTGCTCTCAATATCAATGCTTTCATTCCAGATCTTCTGTCCGATCCCGATGGATCCATTCTCATGTTCCTACCCCAGGCACATGTCTTTGCCCGTGCCATTAATTACGGAGTTATCTCCAGTTCTATCCAGGTGCACATTGCCACCGGAATCAGCACCCTTCTGTCAGACCTGCAGGCCTCCCGCCCTACCATTATGATTGGGGTTCCCCGCGTCTTTGAAAAAGTCTACAATGCTGCTTCCCAGAAGGCAGGGCATGGAATCAAAGGGCATATTTTTGCTGCAGCAGCTCATACTGCCCAGGGCTACATGTCTTCCATCTCAGAAACAGGCAAGGCTAAGCCTACTCAAAGTGCCCTCCGCACCCTTTATACTCCCCTGGTGTATTCAGCCCTCAAGGAAGCCTTGGGCGGACGGGCTAAGTGGCTGGTCTGCGGAGGCGCCCCCCTGGATCCTCAGCTGCTCAGCTTCTTCCGAGGAGCGGGAATCCCTGTTTACGAAGGCTACGGCATGACTGAAACCTCAGCCCCCTGTACCTTCAACCCCTTGGGAACCCCCTTCAAAGCAGGTTCTGTAGGAATTGTTTTCCCCGGCTTCTCCATCCGCATCAGTGAAGAAGACGAGATACAAATCAAAGGTGAGGGAGCCTTTAAACGCTACCATAAGAACGATCAGGCGACCAAGGAAGCCTTTACCGATGATGGCTGGATTGCTTCCGGCGATTTAGGCTCCTTCAGCAAGGACGGATTTCTCTACATCACCGGCAGAAAGAAGGATCTGATCATCACTGCCGGAGGTAAAAATGTATCTCCCTCCCCTATTGAGGAAGCTATCCGCCGTTGTTCTCTGGTCTCCCAGGCTGTAGTTCTGGGTGATAAGAGGCCCTTTATTTCCGCCCTGATCACTCTTGATGAGGACAGCGTCAGGAGCTGGCTCGAAGCCAATGATCTGGACAAGAATATGCCCCTGGAAGAAGCAGCAGAGAACGCTGCCGTCCGGGGAGAAATCCAAAAGTATGTAAACCTGGCCAATGAAGGAGTTTCCCGGGCAGAGTCGGTTCGCAAATTCATCGTCCTCCCCGAAGATTTCAGTCAGGACAATGGTCTTCTGACCGCTTCCATGAAGGTCATCCGTCCCCGGGTGATTAAGCGCTACCAGAAGCTGCTCGACACCCAAATGTATGTTCCCCGTAAGAAGGCAGCCTAG
- a CDS encoding 50S ribosomal protein L25/general stress protein Ctc produces the protein MADITLEGEARNEFGKGAARRMRLAGFIPATIYEGGNEPAFVKLPQKEATLAMRHANALIEIKYGKESKLAVAREIQRNPVKRTIEHIDFYEVHAGEKVEVEVPVFIEGDPKGAAVAFVDVQNLTVRADVSNLPENITISVEGLVEGDHVFAKDVKLPENAELVIDDPEESIVSVMIPAEEEAPAAPAAAPDEATESTEEE, from the coding sequence ATGGCAGATATCACACTAGAAGGCGAAGCCCGCAACGAATTTGGCAAGGGTGCTGCCCGCCGTATGCGTCTTGCTGGGTTCATTCCTGCAACAATTTATGAGGGCGGCAATGAGCCTGCTTTTGTTAAGCTTCCTCAGAAGGAGGCTACCCTGGCTATGCGTCATGCGAATGCCTTGATCGAAATCAAGTATGGCAAAGAAAGCAAGTTGGCTGTGGCCCGTGAAATTCAGCGAAATCCTGTCAAGCGCACCATTGAGCATATTGATTTCTACGAAGTCCATGCTGGTGAAAAGGTGGAAGTTGAGGTTCCGGTCTTTATTGAGGGCGATCCTAAGGGTGCAGCTGTGGCCTTTGTTGATGTACAGAACCTGACTGTGCGTGCCGATGTGAGCAACCTTCCTGAAAATATTACTATTTCTGTTGAGGGATTGGTAGAAGGCGATCATGTTTTTGCGAAGGATGTAAAACTTCCTGAGAATGCTGAACTGGTAATCGATGATCCTGAAGAATCCATTGTTTCGGTAATGATTCCTGCTGAGGAAGAGGCACCAGCTGCTCCGGCTGCTGCTCCTGATGAGGCAACAGAATCTACTGAAGAAGAGTAA
- a CDS encoding L-lactate dehydrogenase, giving the protein MRKVGVIGIGHVGVTVAFSLFTSGGADQLVLIDTKKEKATAEVNDFKDALARNHHHLVVVDGDYSELADADVIVTAFGDVAATVASGDRFGEFNFNTVQAQSVGAQIKASGFHGIIVDISNPCDVVTNILQQTSGLPRNHVFGTGTSLDTARMQRAVAAYLGDQDPRNIGGYVLGEHGNSQFTAWSTVTVGTRPLAEFIDDPSVYPQMEEAARQGGFVTAAGKGYTNYAVATCAVRLVEAVFSDARLLTPVSTYVEKVGTYVGYPAFVGADGVVKVHDLELTADENAQLEKTATYLKENAAKVGF; this is encoded by the coding sequence ATGAGAAAAGTTGGTGTTATTGGCATAGGCCATGTTGGAGTCACCGTTGCTTTCAGTCTTTTTACTTCCGGTGGAGCTGACCAGCTGGTCCTGATTGATACTAAGAAAGAGAAGGCAACCGCAGAGGTCAACGATTTTAAGGATGCCCTGGCCCGTAACCATCATCATCTGGTGGTGGTCGATGGCGATTATTCAGAGCTAGCCGATGCTGACGTTATCGTTACTGCTTTCGGTGATGTTGCTGCTACTGTGGCTTCAGGAGATAGGTTCGGAGAATTCAACTTTAATACAGTCCAGGCTCAGAGCGTAGGAGCACAAATCAAAGCCAGCGGTTTCCACGGAATTATCGTAGATATCTCTAACCCCTGCGATGTGGTAACGAATATTCTTCAGCAGACCAGCGGGCTGCCCAGGAATCATGTTTTTGGGACCGGTACCTCTTTGGACACAGCCAGAATGCAGAGGGCTGTCGCCGCTTATCTGGGTGATCAGGATCCCCGCAATATTGGGGGCTATGTCCTGGGTGAACATGGAAATTCCCAATTCACCGCCTGGTCAACAGTGACAGTGGGAACCAGGCCCCTGGCTGAGTTTATTGATGATCCTTCAGTCTATCCCCAGATGGAAGAGGCTGCCCGCCAGGGCGGTTTTGTAACCGCAGCTGGTAAAGGCTATACCAACTATGCTGTTGCCACCTGTGCTGTTCGCCTCGTGGAAGCGGTTTTTTCTGATGCCAGACTCCTGACTCCTGTTTCTACCTATGTAGAAAAGGTCGGTACCTATGTAGGATATCCGGCTTTTGTGGGAGCAGATGGGGTTGTTAAGGTCCACGATTTAGAGCTGACCGCAGATGAAAATGCCCAGCTGGAGAAAACAGCCACCTATCTGAAGGAGAATGCCGCCAAGGTCGGCTTCTGA